The Amycolatopsis nigrescens CSC17Ta-90 genomic interval GGGCAGCGCCAGGAAACACGCGCAGCAGACGATCAGGATCGGTTTTCGGCCTATCCGGTCGGACAGCGAGCCGACCGGCACGATCAGCACCAGCATCAGCACGATGGTGGCCAGGATGATCAGCAGCGGCGTGTGCCCGGTGAAGCCGATGACGTCCTTGAGGTACGTCTCGAGATAGGTGATCACGATGTAGTCGGCCACGTTCAGCATGATCACGATGCCGATCAGGTGCAGGATCGAGGTCCAGTGCTTGCTGAGCAGCGCCCGCAGCGGGGCCTGCTCCACCTTTTTCTTCTGCTCCAACTCGACGAACAGCGGAGTGTCCTCGAGCCTGGACCGCAGCCACAGCCCGACGATGCCCAGCGGCCCGGCGATCAGGAACGGCAGCCGCCAGCCCCAGGAGTGCATCGCCTCTTCGCCGAAGATGACCGTGAACAGGGTGACGAACCCGGCGCCCATGGCGAAACCGACCAGGGTGCCGAACTCCAGCCAGCTACCCCAGAAGCCACGTTTCCGGTCCGGCGCGTACTCCGCGATGAAGGTGGCCGCGCCGCCGTACTCCCCACCGGCGGAGAATCCCTGGATCGCGCGGAGCAGGATTAGCAGCACCGCGGACGCCGGCCCGATGGTCGCGTAGGACGGCAGCAGGCCGATGATGAACGTGGAGCCGGACATCAGGATGATGGTCAGCGCCAGTATCTTCTGGCGGCCGAGCTTGTCTCCGAGTGGCCCGAACACGAAGCTGCCGAACGGCCGCACCACGAAGGTGATGGCGAGTACCGCGAAAGTGGCCAGCGCGCCTTCGGAAGTGCTCGCCGCGTTGAAGAAGACTTGGCCGAGAATCGCCGGCATGAAGCCGAACACGCCGAAGTCGTACCACTCGATGCAGTTACCCATTGCCGCCCCGGCGACCGCTTTGCGAATCTGCTCCGGTTGGGCTTCCTTGGGTGCGTCGCCTTCTGCGAGCACTGCTTCTTCAGCCATTGCCTGCCCTCCTGCCCACAGCCGCATCGGTGCCCGCGGCTGTGCCTGGTAGCTGCCCTGCCCCCTGAATGATCCCCTGACCGTAGGGGTTTCCGAAGCGTTGTCCAATCCTGCGGCGGCCGCAGAAGGGCGCTGCTAGCCCGTTTGGGTGACATTTTCGCAGGTAGATGCTGGTGTCGGAAAATTTCCGGTTACCCGCGAAAACTCAGACATTCCGGGCGCGTGTCGCGGCCCTGTCCGGTACCGGCCTTGTCTGGCAGTGCGCAGCTAGTGTCCGTCTGAGCAGCCGAGGGCGTCAACACGGAGTAATCGGGTCATGCTGGTCTTGTCGCGTTCGTGCGGGCAAGATAGGGACGCCCGCTCGCCAGGGGAGGAGGAACCGGCGTGGACACGGTGCGTAGCAAGACCGAAGCTGCCGCCCTGCGAAAGAAGTACGCCGCGCAGGAGCACGGTGACAAGGAGCCGGTCCGGCATGCCAGTGATGTGGCGGCGCCGACCGGGGCCGGCTCGGCGGGGGTGCTGGCCGAGGACAAGGACGGCATCGACCTCGACCTGGACGCGCTCAAGGCGGCCGAGGCCAAGCTCGCCGAGCACTACGACGAGCTGGTCGGCTATCTGGGCCAGGCGCGGGAGCTGGAAGGCAAGCTGTACGACGGGAAGAGCCCGGTCGCCGGCCCGATGGGCCGCTCGTTCAACAAGCGCGCCGGTGCGCACGAAGGTGGCGTACAGGCGACTCTGGTGGCTTATCTCGCCGAGCTGTCCGCGCTGCGCGAAGCCATCCAGGAGGTGGGCTCGACCCACCAGAACTTCGACGATGACGCCGCGGATACCCTGCGGCGCCGCGGATCCCACCAGCAAGCGGAGTGAACGACCATGGCGCTGGCCTACGACGAGCATCGTAAGAAGCGGCAGTACCACGACGACCACCCGTTGACAAGGCGGCAGCGCCGCAAGCGTGCCCGGCAGCGACGTCGTCAGCGGGACAACCTCCGGGACAGCGCGTTCGGCAAGATCAACTGGTCGGCCTACGACCACCGCCAGCTCTGGGACATGATCAAGTCGGCGGAGCCGGCCGCAATGGGCGAGCGCGCCCACCGCTGGGCCACCCTGGCCGCCAATGTGGACGCCGCGACCGCCGGGGTCAGGGCCACCTGCCAGGAGCTGCTGCTGTCCTGGCGCGGCGGCTCCGCGGTCCGCGCAGCAGAGTCCACCACCAAGCTGACCACCTGGGCCAGTGACGCGAGCCAGACCGCGCGGAAGATCGGTGACGGCCTCGACGACTACACCTCCGCGGTGGCCGAGGCCCAGCGCAAGATCCCCGAGCCGGTGCACCCCTACCTCGAACGCTGGTTCCGCGAGGGGTACGACGTCAGTGCGCTGGAGGGGCGGAACGGCGCGTACATGATGGACCAGCTGCTCGACGACCACCTGCCGTCCAAGCAGCAGGCCACCCGCGCGAAGGCCGAAGCCGTGCAGGTGATGGACACCTACGAGTCGGCCAGCAAGGGCGTGCAGACCAAGCTGCCGGGCTTCACCGACGCACCGGTGGTGACCGCGGACGGTTCGTCGTCGGCGGTACGACCGTTCGCCGCGGCGGCGACGGAGCCGCCTGGCGCCGATGAGACCACCACGTCGGCGGCTGCCGGTCCGGTGGTCGCCGGTGCCGGTCAGCTTCCGGGCGGGGCCGGACCCGGTCATGGCGGTGTTTCCGGCGTACCCGGTACCCCCGGCTACGGGGCACCTGGTGCCGGCCATCCCGGTGGTCCCGGCGTCGCCACCCCCGGCATCGCAACTCCCGGTGGGGGAAGCGGCTCGGGGCTGCCGGGTTCCCCGGCCGCGGCCGGTGGCGCGGCGGCCGCCGCGGGCGCGCGGGGCGGGGCCGGCACGCCGTTCGGCATGTACCCGCCGATGGCCGGTGCCCGCGGGGAGAACAGCGAGGACACCGAGCACAAGAACCGCTACGAGTTGGGCCTTGACCTGATGGACGACCTGCCCCCCGCCTACCCGCCGGTGTTCGGCCAATGAGCGACGGTTATCGCGCCGATCTGCCCGGCATGGCCGAGGCGGCCCGCTTGCTGGACGACGCGACCGAACGGCTGACGCCCATCCCGCCGTTGCTGGAAACCGAGCGCGATCCCGCCCTCGGCCCGGCCGAGCTGGTCGAAGAGGTGGACACGCTGAGCCACCGGTGGTCCGCGCGGGTCACCGCCGTGCGGTCCGATGTGGACTCCGCTTCGGCCGGCCTGCGCGCCGCCCGGCACCACTACCAGGTGGTGGACGAGAGCGGGGAAGCGGAACTGCGGCGGCTGCAAGATGACCGCTGACCACCGTGACTATCGCGGCCTCGGTTTCGACCCGGTGCCCGGCGACCCGGACGCGGTCGCGGACGTGAGCAGTCGGTTCACCGAAGCCGCCGGGCACGCCGAGGCGGCGGAGGAGGACCTGCGCCGGGCCGGGCGCCCGCCGTCGGGCTGGACCGGTGCGGGCGCGGCCGCCTACGCCGAAAGGCTGGCCGGGGGCCCGGACGCGCTGGCCGCCACCCGTGCCGAACTCGTCGCCGCGGCGGGCGTCCTGGACGACTGGGCCGGCACGCTGGCGGCGGGCCGGCGCACCGCGGAGGAACTGGACCGGCGCGCCGTCGAGCTGCGCGGCCAGGTCCGGGACGAGTCGGACGCGATGGAGCGGGCCGCCACCGAGGCCGAGTTCTCCACCGGCCAGGCCAAGGCCGATGCCGAGCACGAACTGGCCGCGGCACGCCGCCGGCACAGCACGCTGACCGCCGAGCTGGACCGGCTGCTGGACGAAGCCAGGCAGCTGCGGCATCGCCACCGCACCGAGGCGGAACGGGTGACCGCCCTGCTTCGATCCTTTGTGGACGGTACCGAGCCCGCATCGGCCAGCACCCGTTTCCGGCCGCAGACCGGTGCTTTGCGGGATTCCGCCGCACTGGGCGCCGGGCTGGCCACCCTGCTCAGCCCGCTGCACCGGTGGACGGGGTCACCGTCGCCGTTCACGGTCCCGCCGCCTGGTGGCGCGAGTGCGTTCGCCGCGGCGGTCGCCGACGGTGGCCGGTGAGGCTGCCCGCGGTTCCGGGTGTCACACCGGTTTCGCTGGATTCGGTGGAGCGCACCACGGCCGAGTTGACCGAACTGCTCGGCCGGTTGCGGGGCGCGGACGCGGCCCGCGACCCCGGGCTCGAACTGGCCGCCGTGGAAGCGGCCGAGCTGGCCCACCAGCATCGGGCCGGGCTGGTCGCGGTGGCCGAACACGTCGCCGCCGACCCGGCGATCCTGGTCGCCGCGGTGGTCGCGGTGGACCGCCCGATGGATCTCGAAGCCGCCGCCGAACTGCGCTACCACCTCGGGGACGGGCCGGATATCCGCGAGGTGACCGAAGCGCGCACCGCCACCGGCTATCCGGTGGTGGTCGCGGAACGGATTCTGGTGACCGGCCGGTCCACCGGCGCGCAGCTGCAGGCGGTCGTGGTCGACCCCGGCGCGCCCAGGATCGCGGTGTTCACCCTGCACTCACCGACCGGCCGCGGCTGGCTGGAGCTGTCCGGCCTGGTCGGCACCCTGGTGGCCGGGGTCGAATTCGGCTGACTCTTAGTTCGTGCTCGTCATCGGCCCGCTGTTCGGTGGTACCGGCACCGTGGTGCCCTGCGGAGCTGGCGCGTGTGTGCCCGGGACCGAGGCGGTCGGCTGCTGCGTGGGCGGTTTCGGGCTCATCGAGGGCTTTCGCGTGTTGTTGCTGGTTTCACGGGGTCGCGTGGTGACCTCGCTGCCCGGCTCGGCCGAAGGTGACGGGAGGCTTGAAGTGGGGGTGGGCGGTGGCGTGCTCGTCAGCTCGACCGCGGGCGGCGGTGCCGCCGGCTCCACCGGCGGAGGCGCGAGCTGGCGCTGCGGCAGGCCGAGCGCGATCGCGACGATCACGCCGGCCGTCGCGGTCGCGCTGCCGGCCGCGGCGAGCAGCTTGCGCCGCCGCCGGATCCGGCCGCCACGGCGCAGGATGTCCTCCGCGGACAGGGCCAGCGGCGGGCCGTGCTCCACGCCGGTGCCGGCGAACAAGTCCTTGATGTCCTCGGTTTCCTTACCGGTCACGATGTCACCTCCCTCCTTGCGCGGTCGTGAACAGTTCGCTGAAATGCGGCCCCAGCCGTTGCCGCAGGGTGGTGAGGCCACGCGTGCTCTGGCTTTTCACCGTCCCGGTGGAACAGCCGAGCGCGGCCGCAGTCTCCTCCACGCTCAGATCGTTCCAGTAACGCAGCACCAGCACCGCACGTTGTTTCGGCGGCACCGCACGCAGCGCGTGCAGCACCAGCATCCGCTGCTCCGAACCGTGCTCCCCGTCGTCGCCCGCGGTCTCCGGCGGCAGTTCGGTGAGGTTCTCCCGCCGCCGCCACGGCCGCCGGCGCTCGGCGAGAAAGGTGCGCAGCACGATCTTGCGGGCGTAGGCGTCCAGCGCGTCGTGCCGTGACAGCCGCGGCCAGGCCAGGTACAGCTTGAGCAGCGACTGCTGGGTGATGTCCTCCGCGTGGTGCCAGTCCCCGCAGAGCAGGAACGCGGTGGCGCGCAGGGAGTGTGCGCGCTCGCCGAAGTACCGGGCGAACTCGCCGTCCCACGGCGAGCTCGGCCCGGTCTTCGGCGCGCGCTCTTGCTTCACCCGGTCAGTTGCCGCCGATGCTCGGCAGGTGCAGGTCGCCGGTCGGGCCGGCCGGCACCTTGCCCGGCACCCTGACCTTGCCGTCCGGACCCGCCGGTGCGGCGGTCGGCTTCGGCGCCTGGGTGACTGACGGCCGTTCGGCGGGCGCGGTCGTCCTGGTCGGTTCCGCGGAGGGCGGGGCCGACGTCGGCTGCGGTACCGGCGGGGTCGAGGTCGCCTGCGCGGGAGCGGGCTGCGGCGGGGCCGGGTTCGAGGTGGCCAGCGCGGTCCCGGTCATGGCGCCGCCCGCCAGCAGCAGGGCACCGGCCCACAGTGCGATTCGAGTACGCAATAGTTCTCCTAGGTCGCCGGCGCCACCCCCTTGCGGTGACGCCTGTGCCGTTAGACATGCGCGTGCCCTCGCCCCGGGTTGCACCGAATTTTGCCGGCGCTTCGAGAAGTCTCATCCCGCACCGAGCCGCTCGTCCCGGTACTCGCGCGGGGTCCGGCCGACCACCTTGCGGAAGGTCCGGGAGAAGTGCGCGGCGTTGCCGAATCCGCACTGCCTGGCGATCTCGGCGATTCCGTGCGCCGCCTTCGCCGGGTCGCCGAGCAGTGCCTTGGCGCGGGCCACGCGCAGCGCCCGGATCCGCCCGGAAACCCCGTCGCCGTCGTCGAAGAGCTGGTACAGCCGCCGCCGCGAGATGAACAGCGCGTCCGCGATCCGGTCCGCGCCGAGGCCGGGTTCACCGAGGTGCGCCCTGATGTACTCGATGGCGTCGCGCCGACGCGACGCCATCAGGTCCACCCGGTCCAGCTCGGCCCGCAGCGCGCTGCGCAGCACCAGTTCCGCCAGGCCGAGCAGGTGGTGCGCGACGCCGTGCGGGTCCAGCGTCCCGGCAGCGGCCAGCAGGTGCGCGATCGCGCCGGCGAACAACCCGCGCAGCGCCGGGTCCACCTCCACCGGCTGGAACATCAGCGGCCGCAGCTCGGTGAAGGAGACCGAAAGCGCGGAGGTGGCGACGGTCAGCATCACCACCCCGCGCCGCCCGCGCGACGCGTCCTGGCCGTCGTCCCTTTTGGACACCGGCAGCACGTGCAGGGTGCAGTCCGGAAAGCTCAGCGTGGAGCCGGTTTCGCGCACCGCGCCGGGAACCAGGCAGCGCATCAGCAGCTGCAGCCGTTCCGGCTCGCCGCCGGCACTGCCGCCGCCCATCGCCCGCACCGCGGCACTGGCCCCGGATGCGCGAACGACCAGGAAGCCACTGGCGACTTCCTGGTCGTTCGCTTCCGTCATCAGCTGTTCAGCGCCGACTTGGCGGTCCACTCCTCCCAGGAGTAGGTCCAGTCCGCGTAGTCGTGGTCGTTCGGCCCCAGCTTCTGGGTGCTGCCCTCGATCTCCACCGGGTCACCGGGGAGCACGCCGTCGAAGTACTCCTTGGCGTTCTTCGGCGACAGGTTCAGGCAGCCGTGCGAGATGTTCTTCTTGCCCTGTGCCCAGATCGAGGCGGAAAGGCCGTGGATGAACTCGCCGTTGTTGGAGATCCGGACCGCCCACGGCACGTTCACGTCGGTGTAGTTGTAGCGCGGGTTGCTCATCGAATAGGTGGGGTGCTTGGACATCACCACATGCGTCCCGCTCTTGGTGACCCGGCCCGGATCGGAGTCGAGTCCGTAGCTGACCGGGTAGTCGGCGATCTGCTGGCCGTCCCGGATCACCTGCATCCGGTGCTGCTGGGTGTTGCCCTTGACCAGCTGCGCGCGGCCGATCTGGAAGTTCGACGATACGTCCTGCTTGCCGTAGACGCCTTCGCCGAGCTTCACCCCGTACAGCTTGGCGTTCACCTTCACCTGCGTGCCCGGCTGGTAGTACTCCTTCGGCCGCCAGTGCACGGAGGTGTCGCCTTCGAGCCAGGCCCAGGATCCCTCGGTCTTCGGTGTGGTCTCCACCGAGATCGCCTTTTCCACCGCGGCCTTGTCGGTGACCTTGGCGGTGAAGGTCAGCGCGATCGGCATCGCGATGCCGTAGGTCTGGTCGTCGCCGACGTTGAGCTTGCCCTCGAGCTGCTTCTTCGGCGTGACCGTGGTGAACGAGCCGGCCAGCGGCACCTGCTTGCCGTCGCTGCCGACCGCGTTCCCCTGCCAGCTGTAGCTCTTCCCGTAGCCGAGCGGCTCGGTGGTCGTCCAGCTGCGCTTGTCCTCGGAAACCTGGCCCTGTACCTGTTTTCCCTCCGGGTTGGTCAGGCTGACCGACCCGATGGTGCCGTCGGTGACCGAGACGCGCACCGGTTCGCCCGGTGCCACGTCCTTCGCGCCGTCCGATGGCTGTGCGACGAGCTTGGCCGCCGCGGTCTGCCCGGAATGCCCGCCTGCCGGGCCCTGCCCTGATTCCCCCGCCGCGGACGTGTCCGGTGTGCTCGTGCAGGCGCTCAGCCCGATGGCCGCGCTCATGACCAGCCCGAACAGCAAGGCGCTTCGCCTGCCGCGGATTTTGGTGTTCAGTCCTGTCACCTGTCTGTCCCCTTACTCCCCTGTCCCCACAAGTGACGCCTGGCGTCTCCAGGACGTTGATCCGGTGCAACGTGACGAATATCACGCGAAGGCGGGTGGATCATGGTGTTGACACATCCCGTTCGGACCAGGTCCGAGGGTCGGCCGGCGCGAGCGACAGAGTAACCGTTGGTGCCGACAAGATCAGGAACGTCGTACAACGTTTCGGTGACCCGTTCGGCAGTAGGAGCGAACCCTTGTTGGAGGGCTTCAGATTTCCGCAGATCCCGGTAGGCTGCCGTCAGGCCGTCGTTTTGCGTGTTCGTGGCTTCACACTCGCGGAACTTCTGACGCGAGCCCTGAGCCGGATGCGCTCTTCGCTCACTCGTTGGAACCGCCCGGGGCGGCCCGGGGACTACTGCGGTGGCCCCCGATGCGGATCTGTTACGAGGAGTAAAGCGGTGGCGCAAGGCACTGTGAAGTGGTTCAACGCCGAAAAGGGCTTCGGCTTCATTGCCCAGGACGGCGGCGAGGGCGACGTTTTCGTGCACTACTCGGAGATCGACGGGCGCGGGTTCCGCACCCTCGAGGAGAACCAGCGAGTCGAGTTCGAGGTCGGCCAAGGACAGAAGGGCCCGCAGGCGCAGAAGGTCCGCCCCATCTGAGGTTGACCGGCTAGTCGTCTAGACACCACGAGCCCCCGGCGAGAATTTCTCGCCGGGGGCTCGTGCGTCGTAAGGGGGCCGGTCAGAGCCGGCCTGCGAGGGGCTGGTTCCAGTCCTGGTCGAACACGTGCTGGTCGGTGTGGGCGTCCTCGTGGTCGTGGTCCGGGGCCGCCTGCTGACGCGGCCGCTGGGGCGCGGATTGCGCTTCCCAGGAGAGGCGCTCGAGGATCCAGTCGTGCGCCAGCCGCTGCGGGGAGACGCCGCGCTCGGTGGCGATCTCCTTGAACTGCTCGCTGGCGATCAGGCTGAGCCGGAGCTGGTAGACCTGCGCGTCACCGAACCGCTTACCGGTCCCGGTGCTCTCCGGGTCGGCGTCGGGGGCGAGCGCGGCCAGGTAGCTGGTCAGCTCGTGGTCTTCGACGCCGGTTTCCGCCTCCTTGGCTGCGGAGTTCCGGTGCCGACCCTGGCCGACGGCCTTGAGGTTGGTGCGGCTGCTCAGACGTCCTAACGATGGAAGAGGCACGCTGCCACGATAACGGTTGGATCTCGGCGACCAACCCAATGTGGTCCACGACACACTAGGTAATCCCTGTTGACCTTGGACTTTAGGCCGTTCAGGTCATTCACGCCCACTTGGCGCAACCCGCCCCACACCCCCCGCAACCAAATCTGTCGCCCCGTCACGTATCTGTGCGTAACCACCCCCCTCTTCTTGACAAACAATCCGCAAGATTTAGCCACTCGGGCGCCTGCAACCGATGCTGGTTCCGTCTCAACGCGCCCAGGCCGTCAGGGTGACGAGCTCGCACCGCGGGGGGCCCGGGGGGCTCGGCCCCCCAATGAACACAAGGACCCTGCGAAGACGCCAAGCGTCGAGCAGGAATGGAGAGGCCCCCGCGCCAGGGGGAGGAACGCGGGGGCCGGAGGGGATCTCCACAGGCGCTGACCGGGGGTGTGTCAGCCCGTTGATTGTTACATGACTTCCGTCGTGGTGCGAGTGGTCGGCGAAAAATTCCGACCGGCGGTGTCATCTGTTCGTTGCCGGGTGTTCATTGAGTGAGCGAGGTCGGAGGACCGAGCGTGAGCAGAGGTTCACTCTGCGGGGGGCTGCATCTTGGATCGTCTGCTAAGTAGCCTCGCGCCCAGTTGTCCGTGAGCCAAGTGGAGGAGCCATGAGCGGGTCACTTGAGGTTCGACAGTTCCTCCTGCGGCACGAGGGTGCCGATGGGGGAAGCAACAACTACGCGGGCGGCGTTCCTGCCCAGCGCAGTGGGCATGCGGATGCACAGAGGGTTTCCGACGATCAAGTGCGTCGGGCCCGGCTGGCGGTCGCCATGGGGGCTGAGGGGGTGGAGGACTGTGCGCAGTTGCTCGACATGCTCGGGCTGACTTTGGACGAGGACGGCCAGGCGCCGGTGCAACGGTGAGTCCTGGCCGAAGCCTCGAATGGAGTAGGTAGCCCGCGCAGGGGTGCACCCCCTGGTTTCCACCCCTGCGCGCGGCTCCGGAAAACATACTGGTCGCAGGCTTATGCGGCAATCGAATCGTCGGTTGCCGCGACTTTGTGACGTAGATTATTCGGTAGACGTGTTCGTTCGTGCCCGTTCGGTAACGGTGTGATCATTGGGTCCGGGCCGGGTCCGTACTTGCTGCCCCGCCGGCAGCCCACGCTCCGCCCGGTCGTCGAAGCCGGGGATGACGGTCCGTTGATGCAGCTCCGGAGGCTGCGAGCGGGAAAGTGACCCCCGGCTTTGGGGTCGTCGGGGTGGGTGCCCTATGCTTGTGATCGCTCCCAGGGGGACCTGAGAGCGCGGTCGGTCGGTTCGCCGAAACCGACCGGGCTCCCATCGTCCAGCGGCCTAGGACTCCGCCCTTTCAAGGCGGCAACGCGGGTTCGAATCCCGTTGGGAGTACGCAGTACAGCAAGGCCCTGTGGCGCAGTTGGTTAGCGCGTCGCCCTGTCACGGCGAAGGTCGCGGGTTCGAGTCCCGTCAGGGTCGCAAGATCGTTCGGCTGCTAGGCCGGCGTTCGCGGCCAGGTAGCTCAGTTGGTACGAGCGTCCGCCTGAAAAGCGGAAGGTCGCCGGTTCGACCCCGGCCCTGGCCACCGCTCCGAACAGCAAGACAGAGCCCTCCACTCACATGCGGTGGAGGGCTCTTCTTTGTGTCGAGTTGCTTTGGTCCTGGTTCCCGTGGACGGCGATCTGCGAAGAAACGACATAGCGGTTGTAATGTCTGCCAATTGTTCGGGCTTTCCGATCCGTCCGTGTTCGATTCTTGTCGAGTTTGCAATTAGGGCCACGTATGGGGCTTTCGCTTGGTTACCCTGCGACTCGGGCGTCCAGTGGACGGGCCATTAATTGGCAAGTAGTCAACGGCGAGGGAGGAGCGCGCGTGACACGAGATGGCTTTAGGAACCATGAATCATCCGCACCATCGGTGATCGGACCGGGCTTTGTCGAGGAAGATGGTGTGACAGAACAGGCGCTGGTGTACCTGCCATCCGAGCGGGCACAACGGGGCGATGCCGAGGTTACGGTGGAATTCCGCCGGATAGACGACGGACGGCTTGTGGTGCTCGCCTATACGTCACTGGATGCCTTGGTGG includes:
- a CDS encoding WXG100 family type VII secretion target, which translates into the protein MALAYDEHRKKRQYHDDHPLTRRQRRKRARQRRRQRDNLRDSAFGKINWSAYDHRQLWDMIKSAEPAAMGERAHRWATLAANVDAATAGVRATCQELLLSWRGGSAVRAAESTTKLTTWASDASQTARKIGDGLDDYTSAVAEAQRKIPEPVHPYLERWFREGYDVSALEGRNGAYMMDQLLDDHLPSKQQATRAKAEAVQVMDTYESASKGVQTKLPGFTDAPVVTADGSSSAVRPFAAAATEPPGADETTTSAAAGPVVAGAGQLPGGAGPGHGGVSGVPGTPGYGAPGAGHPGGPGVATPGIATPGGGSGSGLPGSPAAAGGAAAAAGARGGAGTPFGMYPPMAGARGENSEDTEHKNRYELGLDLMDDLPPAYPPVFGQ
- a CDS encoding helix-turn-helix transcriptional regulator, with the translated sequence MTEANDQEVASGFLVVRASGASAAVRAMGGGSAGGEPERLQLLMRCLVPGAVRETGSTLSFPDCTLHVLPVSKRDDGQDASRGRRGVVMLTVATSALSVSFTELRPLMFQPVEVDPALRGLFAGAIAHLLAAAGTLDPHGVAHHLLGLAELVLRSALRAELDRVDLMASRRRDAIEYIRAHLGEPGLGADRIADALFISRRRLYQLFDDGDGVSGRIRALRVARAKALLGDPAKAAHGIAEIARQCGFGNAAHFSRTFRKVVGRTPREYRDERLGAG
- a CDS encoding L,D-transpeptidase, whose amino-acid sequence is MTGLNTKIRGRRSALLFGLVMSAAIGLSACTSTPDTSAAGESGQGPAGGHSGQTAAAKLVAQPSDGAKDVAPGEPVRVSVTDGTIGSVSLTNPEGKQVQGQVSEDKRSWTTTEPLGYGKSYSWQGNAVGSDGKQVPLAGSFTTVTPKKQLEGKLNVGDDQTYGIAMPIALTFTAKVTDKAAVEKAISVETTPKTEGSWAWLEGDTSVHWRPKEYYQPGTQVKVNAKLYGVKLGEGVYGKQDVSSNFQIGRAQLVKGNTQQHRMQVIRDGQQIADYPVSYGLDSDPGRVTKSGTHVVMSKHPTYSMSNPRYNYTDVNVPWAVRISNNGEFIHGLSASIWAQGKKNISHGCLNLSPKNAKEYFDGVLPGDPVEIEGSTQKLGPNDHDYADWTYSWEEWTAKSALNS
- a CDS encoding SAV_915 family protein, which produces MTRDGFRNHESSAPSVIGPGFVEEDGVTEQALVYLPSERAQRGDAEVTVEFRRIDDGRLVVLAYTSLDALVDGCGDRQPWVSLPAESIGEIVQASGADEVLWNQALPAEQRRESSAGGNA
- a CDS encoding MFS transporter: MAEEAVLAEGDAPKEAQPEQIRKAVAGAAMGNCIEWYDFGVFGFMPAILGQVFFNAASTSEGALATFAVLAITFVVRPFGSFVFGPLGDKLGRQKILALTIILMSGSTFIIGLLPSYATIGPASAVLLILLRAIQGFSAGGEYGGAATFIAEYAPDRKRGFWGSWLEFGTLVGFAMGAGFVTLFTVIFGEEAMHSWGWRLPFLIAGPLGIVGLWLRSRLEDTPLFVELEQKKKVEQAPLRALLSKHWTSILHLIGIVIMLNVADYIVITYLETYLKDVIGFTGHTPLLIILATIVLMLVLIVPVGSLSDRIGRKPILIVCCACFLALPIPAFTIMGAAADDRNGLQLGLGVAMIAIPLVLILAVLAATLPAMFPTQERYSGFSIGYSVSTALFGGTASYIIGSLVDSTGNNLWPAYYLMGSAAIAAIPILLLPETAGVSLRGIVNSRIARRRPQAAKPKPATG
- a CDS encoding cold-shock protein — its product is MAQGTVKWFNAEKGFGFIAQDGGEGDVFVHYSEIDGRGFRTLEENQRVEFEVGQGQKGPQAQKVRPI
- a CDS encoding SigE family RNA polymerase sigma factor, encoding MKQERAPKTGPSSPWDGEFARYFGERAHSLRATAFLLCGDWHHAEDITQQSLLKLYLAWPRLSRHDALDAYARKIVLRTFLAERRRPWRRRENLTELPPETAGDDGEHGSEQRMLVLHALRAVPPKQRAVLVLRYWNDLSVEETAAALGCSTGTVKSQSTRGLTTLRQRLGPHFSELFTTAQGGR